The Vigna angularis cultivar LongXiaoDou No.4 chromosome 6, ASM1680809v1, whole genome shotgun sequence genome contains the following window.
AATCTATGACACCAATCCTCAGATTTTGAGTTCTTTTGCCAACTCAAACATTGAAATCATCGTGACAGTGGAAAACGAAATACTAAGCCAGTTGGATGATCCTCAACAAGCAGCTCAATGGGTGAACAGCCACATCATACCGTACCTACCAGAGACAAAGATCACAGGGGTTCAGGTTGGGAATGAGGTCTTCACTGATGATGACACCACTCTTATTCAGCACCTTGTGCCAGCAGTAGTGAACATTCACAATGCTCTATCTCAGTTAGGCTACTCAAACATCAAAGTTTCAACACCTAGTTCGTTGGCAGTGCTTGCTTCCTCGTACCCTCCTTCATCTGGTAGTTTCCAAAGTGAAATCTCTGGGATCATGTACCAGTTTTTGAACTTCTTGTCAACCTCTAAGTCCCCCTTCTGGATCAATGCCTATCCCTACTTTGCTTACAAGGATAGTCCTAATGGGATTTCTTTGAACTATGTGTTGTTCAATCCCAATGCAGGAATGGTTGACCCTTACACCAATCTCCACTATGATAACATGCTTTATGCTATGGTGGATGCTGTTTCGTTTGCCATCGCTAGAATGGGCTTCAAGGGGATAGAGGTTAGGGTCTCTGAGACTGGTTGGCCATCCAAGGGAGACGCTGATGAGGTTGGTGCCACGCCAATGAATGCTGCAACTTACAACAGGAATTTATTGAGAAGGCAAATGGCAGGTGAAGGGACACCTTTGAATCCTAGAATGAGGTTGGACGTGTACTTGTTTGCGTTGTTCAATGAAGACTTGAAGCCTGGACCAACCTCAGAACGAAATTATGGTCTTTTTCGTCCCGATGAATCCATGACGTACAATGTTGGCTTGTCTGCTCTTGCAACCTCATCAGCATCAACTTCctcctcttcagtttctctTGCTTCCTCTGCCGCCAGGGTTAAGGTAAAACTAAAACCATGGATCATCAAGTTACTTAGCCTATGATACAATTTCAATCCAATTATTTGTGttgataatttttgttctttttctttaaccATGAAACAGGTAGTAGCACCATGGAAATGCAAAAAGTTGGTGAACTGGATTCTTGTGTGTGTACTGATTTCAACCCTTTATGGGTGAAGAATATCCCTATACTGTGAAATTCATGTCAATATCACAGTTGGGATTTTACTTCCTTCAAGTGACCAAAGAGATCCACCCCTGAACAAAGGCATTTCGAATCTCAAGTTCGAAATTAAAGGTActattttgaagaaaatgagACCGACCAACACTCTGCAAACAATTGGGTAGCAAAACCAGTGATACACACAGCAGGAAAGGAATTATGAAGGGTTGAAAATGGTGTATTTCTCAACGTCTTAATCAAGTGGCTATGCTTACGTCCACTTACACCACCATTAGTCAGTAGTCACATTCTAGCAACTAGCATGCATGTGGCGGTGACCAGAAACTGAACTCGTTTTAGGTAGACAATGGACAAAAGCCATCTCATTCTTTCGATGCAAGAATAAATTATAGTTtcagtttattttctttgattatcAAATACGAAATATATGTTGTATGTCGCTTATGTAAAgtttatttctcttttgtttgcTTACTGGATACGACTATATTCCTTAAAATCACACACATCATAAATCTTcctgtattttataaaatttagaacTATTCCAACGTCATCAAGTCCCATATATAATAACatcattctttttttattctacaaaagaattttatggttttataatcatttttcaaatcatgttAGATTAATCATTCATGAAGCAAGTTTCCAATGGTTCTGTAAAGAAAGAACTCTGTCATAGTTTTATTGTGCAAGTGAGAAGATAATCTATATATTATCATTACTTTAACTAATAAACAGGGTAAGATTTTTTAATGTAACTTTATAAAAAGCTAAATTCTATGTAAGTTTCCAACTTATCTCCTTGTGAGCTTAGTATACAAGGCTACATAACCAAAAGTTAAAATTTCctactttttaatttcattagtGAAAAGGTGAATAAATGACTAGTCCTTGAAGAAAAACTAGAGGCTACCCTTATTGGTTGCTAAGAAATGCTCTGCATTTGGACGTGGAATTCATTCAGGAGCCTtgagtatttatatttatagtatgtcatgatattatattttatgggTACATTTTTAAAAGAGGTACATTTTTTAAGATTAACATGTCGTAAGGTTATGATTCCTTCTCACTTTGCCACTTTTGCAATCTTGAGAACGCTCTGTCATAAAGTTTAATAACAAAATCTGTTGGTTAAACTTATTATAATACAGAAAGATAAGGCTTTGTTTGTTTCTATTATCTTCCAGAGGACAGTGGGGCGGTCCAATATTATTCCCTCTGCCAAATAAGCCTCATCATAGGGTCATTCCCAAAGGTGCCtttaaaaatagtttctttcttgtttaattaattttcttctctttggACCTTGTATTTTCCTTGTCTTAAAGAGGGATAATCAAACCTCAGCCATATGAAAAAGTGATGCTCTTCGACATAAGCTAACGTGGTACACATGAAACCCTAAAATGATGAAAGCTGACCATTAagtatttcttcttttttttcttttggggGCATAAAAAAGGACAATTTTCAAAGAATCCACCAAGAATATTTGTGTTATAGTATTATGGAGTTGAACATTCTTATTTGAAACTGTATCACGAAGACATGTGATGTGGCAACAGTTTGGGGTTGTGGTGAAATGATTAAAGTATACTAAGACGTATCCCAAAACAGGGGTCCCATGGAATTTAACTTCTGCATGTGAAGTGCTCGTCTATTATGGACCTGAAAAAAATCTGATCTTTCTATTCTATATACGCTATTTCAGAGTCTCTTTCTTTTGCCAGGTTGCTAACCCACCCACTCATACCTCAATAATACTCCAATGATTTTGTCTATTTTCTGTGTTTCGGatatgtttttctattatttctcATATCTTCAACTGTAGTTTTACACAGCGCTAGATTAATCTATCACCTTTTTAGAACTTCAACATGGCAGTGCTCAAATTTCAGGGGGCAATGGTGATAAATGTCATATTCATCTAAAAACTTGTAATGTGTAGTAGCTTTCAACATTGACTTAAAAGATGGATAATGCAAACCTTTTCCATTTTCCAACCTtgtaaaaaattacaaataaccaTGTTTTCAGCATCTCAAacacttttaatatatacttcAAGTGTTTCCATTACCATTACTTTGATACCCAAGAAAATAGCTTCTCACTGCAAAATTATCATGCATGTATTTTTTTCCCTccttttatattactttaattgctttatttttatccaTGACGAAATTTTACCTTTATAGTATGCTCTTCCAAATTTGTACGGTGTAGTATTAGAAAAACATTGTTACATAATCATATTTTTACGCACATATATCTGTCATTTCTGCTTGGCATATTAATGTTGTGTTCACATGAGAATGTATCTTTTATGCATTTTTGCGAGCGAAAAAATGAAGTGAATTTTGTGTTCATTTGAAAAGAAATGCAGAAAACGATTTGAAGAGATTTACGGAATGAATCACTTATTGTAATGAGATTTGGAggaatcaaatttaaaaagtttgaatCACCCCTCTTTCTGGATATAATTCCACTTGCAATTATGACATTAATATGTGTTGAGTGCTGATGAACGTGAGGTTAGTATGACAGTAGTGTTGTTTAGGCAAGTATTTGTTGTAGATGAAGAAAATAAGGTTGATGGCCATatcaagatgaagaagaaagtgatTAATGAAAAACACGAGTGTTTGAAgcggaagaagatgaagaacatGAAACCATATTCGATTTCAAGAAACCCGTATGGTTCCAATAATATGAAGACCAAAAGAACCTATATTGGGTTTCCATTTCTTTGTATTTGGTTCCCCATTGTTCAAAAGAGACATATTCGATTCCCAATATTGTATTCGGTTCTCAATATTGTATTCAGTTCCCCCTATTATGAAATTTACTACAATATAAATTTTGCAACAATAGCTATGATGAACCACAACCACAACTGATAACACCAATGAATTGCAATATCACTGACCTACTTGTAAGCCAAGTTACCAAAATTATGGGTAGTTGGGTGTGGAAATTAATATGAGGATAGAGGAGCCAAAAAAAAGGGATTTATCAtactttattttccattttccaaatAGTAACACGTTTATGTTTGATAAGATTTTTAGAAGCATATAactattaaatgaataaattataatgtttatgttattaatttaaaaaaattattactttaacAATTACGTGCATTTtgataatcttcaatttctattaattaaatagttattttttatcggtcaaaattttactttaattctAAATTCGTTCTTACTCACCTCCAAATCcacttaaataaacaataattaattcaCCATCAAATCTCTTCAAATACATCTACTCACTCTCCCCAAAATCTTTCCTTCAAAATAAACACAGCCTAAATAGACATCAGAATGAAagaatttaatcaattttattttttcagtatTATAAAATACTTGACCAACAAACTACTTACTAACATACCATAGCGTTTAATTCATATttagatatattaaattttttttattcgtaTGAAAAATAAGTGTAGATTCATTCAAGAACATAACTTCCTTTTCAAACCTTTTAATATTTGGAATGTTG
Protein-coding sequences here:
- the LOC108342282 gene encoding glucan endo-1,3-beta-glucosidase 14, giving the protein MANAIAILLRQANSTKHKSSHLPCLSLPPKYSNKKRKEFLPHIIIPLYLFHNPRLSSFLTMATFIRNLVISYAFLAVFLSAGIGVFVGVESFGINYGQVANNLPPPDKVLELLSTLNLTKTRIYDTNPQILSSFANSNIEIIVTVENEILSQLDDPQQAAQWVNSHIIPYLPETKITGVQVGNEVFTDDDTTLIQHLVPAVVNIHNALSQLGYSNIKVSTPSSLAVLASSYPPSSGSFQSEISGIMYQFLNFLSTSKSPFWINAYPYFAYKDSPNGISLNYVLFNPNAGMVDPYTNLHYDNMLYAMVDAVSFAIARMGFKGIEVRVSETGWPSKGDADEVGATPMNAATYNRNLLRRQMAGEGTPLNPRMRLDVYLFALFNEDLKPGPTSERNYGLFRPDESMTYNVGLSALATSSASTSSSSVSLASSAARVKVVAPWKCKKLVNWILVCVLISTLYG